ctaaaaataaaattattaaaataaccttgtgtaggcctttcgtgcacgagatacgtgaatttcgttTATGGAATTTGGGAATCCggtttattttcataaattgttttaaaagatacgccacgtggcgaatcgggtgcgaatccgagagaatcgcatcCTAGaagaatccgattcgccgtgcatgctaatttttgaagaatccgtacATCATAGATacatagtatattgtgagatgaaaagaaaattaaaaatatttaatattaaactttgatattattatactaaattaattacaaagtcatgctccttattaaatttaatattatatttattgagttgataatagtattattatagataatttcaaatcaaataatattaaaaaatagtactataaattattttttttaccaaataatctaactcataaataatgataatttgatattttacatagtttaaaattatatatatattatgaccCGCGCATCGTACGGAAGGCGTACTAGTAGtctaaaaatgaaaagataaatTTTGTTGAGAaggaattaaaaagaaaaaataaaaaattatttagggGCGAAGAGAGCATTAAGAAATTGTTGAgggtgaaaattgaaaaattggtGAGACACTGGGGACCGAATTGCATAGAGCAAATAGGTTCACATTGTATTAATGGAAGGTAGGTTATTGTACAAACGGAACAATGTCTAAACCCTCAACTCCATGATTTACATTTTCTTCTGCTGGCCCCCTCAGGCCTCAATTCCATCTAATTCTCCCCATTTCCCCTGCTCGCAATAATGAATTAACCATTGAAATAAGCAATTGGAGAGAGTAATAAAACCCTCAAACATGTGCTCCTCAATGCCATCAATTTCGCTCTGTTTGCCCTCACAAACCACCTTTTTATCACACAATCGCTTCAACTTCGTCTTTCATGGCAGCCCACTGTTCATCACTCGCAGAAACCCTAGGCACATTTCGCTCACAGCTTCTGTTGCTGAAAAAAACTCGAGTCTTCAATTTTCGTGGATTTCTTGGGACAAAGTTAGTTCTGATGACTACAATGGTTGGGCCATTGCGGAACCTGCTCCGAAACTAGCTGAAAAGAAAGGTGACAGTTTGATCTTGTAGGTTTCATTTTATCTAGAATTTGAGGGAAATTTTCAGTTAGTTATAAAATGTTTTGTCATTATAGGTTGGCGGACATTTGCTGTATTTGGTGTGGGAGCATCAGTTGCTGCATTTCTTGGTTTGCTTGCCTGTTTTTGGTTCTCTAGTAAAGGTTGAGATTTTGTTTCAATAATGATTTTAGCTATTGGGTTTATTATGATTAGTAGTTAGCTGATGAGGCTATTATTGATTTTTGAGTATTTCTATTGGTTTTGACAATTTATTTGTTTCATCAGGTTTTGGCGTTCGACTCAGAAGTCCATTTAGTGCTTTACACGGGTTTTCGGTGCCTTCTTTAACTATCAAGGATGAAACGGGAATTGAAGAAGTTCGTAATGATGATGTACCATTCGTAGAATCTCAGATGCCTGAGGAAACACTGGCTGATGCATCTGATGCTTTTGTGGTGACAGGTAATTTTGTGACTATTTTGGAGTTGATTCTCTATATTGCCTTTTCCAGTGCAGTTCAAAAAAGTTGTTATGAACATTTGAAGGATCAAGTTTAGTGTCTAAATTGAGTGTACCTTTTTTGCACTAAGATTACACAACTTCAATTGAGAAATATGTGATAATGTTCTTTATCTGGTGGTGATTCTACCTTCTATTAGCTTTCCACATCTGATAATTATAGTtactcttcagtcttcattaCTTCATGAGATAAGCTTGAATACTTTGCAGAGCACAAGCGTGAGCACGTTATAGTTCCATTTTCTGTGGATGTTGCTCAGCAAGAAGCTGTCTCAGCTCTTAAGAAACTCAAGGTGAATTTTCAGTGGATCACTCCTGAATCCTGATGATAAAATTTATTGTTTGCAGCATCTATTTAAGGCTTCcttcctttctttctttctttctttctttctttctttctttctttctaacACATTATAAATCTTATATCTTTGTTCATTTGACCACACTTTTGGCAATAAGCATTGTTTCCTGATGGTAAATGGAATTTTGGTGTTGATTATCTATGTAATACCGAGTCAAATTTTTCTGTGATCAGCACTTAACGTATATGAGTATTTTGTAAGAGAAGGATACATTGTGGACCCCCTTTCTTGGCCCTTCAAGGCCTTAGGACCATAAAGACATGGTATTTATGTCTTTAATGGGTAGAAACAGACATTTCTAATGACTAAGTACGGGAAGTCAATGATTCTCATGTATGTCAAGAAAGGAGCTTTAGCCTGACAGTATTACTCTACTGACTTTTCTCTTTGTAGTTGAGTATCTTTTCTACAGTTCTTTCTTTGTGCAATGTGATTGAACTATTGGTCGGTCTTGATCTTTTCGAGTGCTAGCAAAGCAGAattgatgcatgccatggaggcccaagttacgttgcatatgtgggctaaTTTAATCgagtttttatttgtttttattttattattttcgtgaGTTATATTAAGGTGACTGAAATTAAgccttagttgagtcagttTTGAGtcttataccttgttttgactaagatttgtttccttattagattaagagttattttccatgtttattctcctagttcggttaggttttcgcataccctATATATAGGGCTTGTTATGCACGAAAATTAGGGACCATTAACCCTATTATTAATCAAATTTGTgagtttatttctctcttgagagttttcgaattcctcttgaaattccaagacgaattcatctatcgacgtaacggcgagtcaaccatccctcgtcgggtgtcattcatcgtccccgagttgctgcgtcaacatcacgttggggtatagagACTTCGTTCAtctatatcattccgtgggttagattcagaggttttgggatttcccaTCTATCGTTCCTTTCTTTCGTtatcaagtcttccgtttgcgtgttCGTTTGAGCAGtctggcaaggatcgtatcaagAATGTATTATCTGTCTATAATAATTCAATGTAAAATAACACAATCATAATGCGATAAAAGAATCAATTGAAATTACAAAAGATCTTGTAATTCCAAATTCCAATTAAAAATCTGTCGAGGCCTTTAGGAACAACCCTTCTGATTGTGAATGTTTATTCATTTTACCATCCATTGATTTATAATACTTCAACTTTATATTTGTTTGGAGAATTTCTTTTGCTAGGGACACTCTCTTTGTTTGAGTGCACGATATATAAGTATATTTATTTTGTGAGAATTCATTGTTACATTTTCAGGTTAAGTGCCTCATTTAGTGAAGATGAAGCTTTAAGAACATAATAAGTGttcgataaaaaaaaatgaacataaTAACTGCTCTTACCTTACCTATATTACAATTTTTCTGATTGTTAGTGAAAAAAATTAGTCATGAGTTAATTACAATGGCTGCTTCCTGTTGAGTTTTTTGATCCACTGTTGAGCACTTATCATGGAAATTACAGTAAGATGCTAGCACAGTTCTTCTTTCCCTCTTGGTTTAAGAGTACTGCTCTTGAATTGTGCTTGGATAATCAAGATGAACACATGTTTTTTTCACAACTTACACCCAGGATTAATTTGCTAGTAATAAGTTTCCTATCTTCACTATAATGTAGTTTTCACATGTCTTGTAAAGCTTCTCAGCTCTATGTGCTTTTTACTCTTCTGGTCAAGGTGTACAGATTATTGAAGATGATGCCAGAGCAGATAAATTATGTACCAGACGAGAATATGCACGATGGTTAGTGCGTGCAAATTCACTGCTGGAGAGGTAGCGGTAAACTCATCTTCTGAACATAATTTGAATACTGTCAAATAATTCTAATACCAGtgctttcttttttcctttttggttttTGTTTCAGGAGTAGGAAGCATCGGCTGAATCCATTTGCTGCAATTTGTGGATCTAGAATTACTGCCTTTGATGATGTAGGAGTTGAAGACCCTGATTTCGAAAATATTCAAAGTAAGGTTTAGTTGGGTTATCAACCGATTGTTTTGTGAATTCTTGTGTTAGAAAAATTGTTTGAATTGTGTGTCAAACTTGCATTTAGCTCTAGCTGAGGCCGGTATTATTAGAAGCAAACTGTCAGAAGGAAGCTGCGGCTCAGATCTGAATGTAGACAAAGAATTTATGAATTTTTCTCCGGAAAGGTGCCTCAAAACACTCCAATCTTCCCTACCCCAAGCATAATTTTTGTTGTAACCAACAACATATCATTTGATGTGATAGGTTCATATCTCGCCAGGATCTGGTTACTTGGAAAGCAAAAATAGAGTATGAAGTTGTGTCTGGAATCGATAAAGAGGTAGGAAGGCTTCTTCCTAGTTACCCTCTATCCTTCTCTCACATAAAATTAGATGCCGATATCAAATTGATATTTTGATTCTCTAAAACCTGATTTTCTTGCAGTTCAGATGGCAATGAGGAACATTGGTTTTCTAGATGTGAAGGAGATCTCTTCAGATGCATTGTTAGAACTTTTTGTGGACTATCGAGCTGATAGAAAGAGCATAACCAGAGGAGTTTTTGGTTATTTCTATTCTCCATTTCTTCGTTCTTGCCTATTTGTTCTTGGTTCCCCTCCCATTTGCCTCCTGGATTTACTACGACAAGTATACTGACATCCTCGAGATAATAGGGAAGGATAAAATAACATCTCAGCTATGTGTGTTCTATATTATGTCCAGATATATCGACTTAGGATAAGTATTAGAATGAATATTTTCGGCCAAATATAGGTTGTTTCCGCATATGTAATATCTTTCTAATCTGAATTGCGGCTTTGATATGACTGAATTATATTCTTCACAGGACAGAGCAGGCGACTGCAACCAAGCAAACCATGCACAACGGCTCAGGCTGCAGTTGCACTGACATGCGGAAGAGTGACAGAATTCATACAGGCAGAACTATCGAGACTTGAA
The genomic region above belongs to Salvia miltiorrhiza cultivar Shanhuang (shh) chromosome 5, IMPLAD_Smil_shh, whole genome shotgun sequence and contains:
- the LOC131024613 gene encoding uncharacterized protein LOC131024613 — its product is MCSSMPSISLCLPSQTTFLSHNRFNFVFHGSPLFITRRNPRHISLTASVAEKNSSLQFSWISWDKVSSDDYNGWAIAEPAPKLAEKKGWRTFAVFGVGASVAAFLGLLACFWFSSKGFGVRLRSPFSALHGFSVPSLTIKDETGIEEVRNDDVPFVESQMPEETLADASDAFVVTEHKREHVIVPFSVDVAQQEAVSALKKLKIIEDDARADKLCTRREYARWLVRANSLLERSRKHRLNPFAAICGSRITAFDDVGVEDPDFENIQTLAEAGIIRSKLSEGSCGSDLNVDKEFMNFSPERFISRQDLVTWKAKIEYEVVSGIDKEMAMRNIGFLDVKEISSDALLELFVDYRADRKSITRGVFGQSRRLQPSKPCTTAQAAVALTCGRVTEFIQAELSRLEAEKLSRELELRVLRSEILERGDIKEYWERKMEKERNRGLEVDMDYRSAIMALEEEKIAQESGSAELVKQKAALECQEQLLSSLKAEVTEMSEILCVEKAKYVDELRGVQDTQRELQAKYEELLDAKSILEAEIEALRILRSWVEDEARKSQARAKVLEEAGRRWKWDG